The Tenebrio molitor chromosome 5, icTenMoli1.1, whole genome shotgun sequence genome has a segment encoding these proteins:
- the LOC138130069 gene encoding brachyurin-like: MNQYMILILLVSSVKAIPFKQEEKIGGRIIGGNAARAGQFPFAAAISVQTANSKFFCGGSLLTQKHVLTAGHCVDGGVLFTVLVGSNHLEGEDSYRYEASTNDYILHPDYNADTLEHNLGFVVLRMDLILIVGYRWYVSYLPTQELEAGENAVVLGWGQLGDDAPGPENDLHYVELATLSNPECRIFYGNQITDEMICAEGNYNEGTCIGDTGGPLVQDVRFGQMMQVGVATFVSGNGCESTEPSGFTRIYPHLDWIKNITNRN, translated from the exons ATGAACCAGTACATGATCCTCATCCTGCTCGTGTCTTCAGTGAAGGCCATACCCTTTAAACAGGAAGAAAAAATTG GGGGACGTATTATTGGTGGCAACGCGGCTAGAGCCGGTCAATTTCCTTTTGCCGCAGCTATTTCAGTGCAGACTGCAAATTCCAAATTTTTCTGCGGAGGATCTCTTCTAACTCAAAAACATGTCCTAACAGCCGGTCACTGTGTCGATGG AGGAGTTTTGTTTACAGTTCTAGTAGGTTCGAACCATTTAGAAGGAGAAGATAGTTACCGTTACGAAGCCTCAACTAATGATTACATCCTCCATCCGGATTACAATGCTGACACTTTGGAACACAATCTTGGATTTGTCGTACTTCGAATGGACTTAATATTGATTGTTG GATATCGCTGGTACGTTAGTTATCTTCCGACCCAAGAACTTGAAGCTGGAGAAAATGCAGTAGTTCTTGGCTGGGGGCAGCTTGGCGATg ATGCGCCTGGCCCTGAGAACGACCTCCACTACGTGGAGCTGGCCACATTGTCCAACCCCGAATGTAGAATATTCTACGGCAACCAAATTACCGATGAGATGATTTGTGCCGAAGGAAACTACAACGAAGGCACCTGCATC GGAGACACTGGAGGTCCCCTGGTCCAAGACGTGCGCTTCGGCCAGATGATGCAGGTCGGCGTCGCAACTTTCGTAAGCGGGAACGGCTGCGAAAGCACAGAGCCTTCGGGATTTACAAGGATATACCCCCATCTGGATTGGATaaaaaacataacaaataGGAATTAA